A window of Gambusia affinis linkage group LG03, SWU_Gaff_1.0, whole genome shotgun sequence genomic DNA:
AGTCAcatgaaaatatcaaaacaaccTTCAGTTCATTCaaatatgcagaaaataaaagttaaataatccttaaaatttattagaataaaaataaaataaccataaaAAATTCTGTCTCAGAGGTGGAATGACTGAATATTAGGCCTGCAGttcattattttagtaattgattatttggATATGATAAAttttttggataaaaataattGGCTCTTGAATAATAACAGATTCAGTTCCTGCAGCTCTTCACTCGGTCGACTCACAAAGAGTATTTGAGGGTGTCGTCCAGTTCCATGATGGCCGCCTGGTTGCCACAGCGATAGCAGTAGTTGGGAGCACTGAAGATGGTCACCACGTTCTTGTCGTGGCCCCAGTTGTAGCCCTGAGGGACGGAGACGGAGCAGAGTGAGACCCTGAACGCATCGTTCTCAGCTCTAACGCTCAGATCTCTGATGTTCTGGACGTTTCACTTCGACTCCATGATTTAATCCAAACAAACGTAACGTCGTTCACACATCTGCTTAACAATATTAAGTAGTGTGGTTGTCGTGGCGACCCGTTACCTCCATGACCAGCTGATGGGCGCGGGACACCAGCGTGAGGCCGTTGGCGTGGTTGAACGTCTCTGAGATGTCCTGACCGAAGGTGTAGCCGGCGCCGCGGGGGGAGATGCCCCACCCGCCGCGGTCGTCCGGGTCGGACCACAGCAGGTCGCACATGGGGCCCTGAGGGACACCAACAGTTACAGTGGGCAGACAAGAGGTACGGGGGGCAAACGGGGGCACGCGTACCTCATGTGGGACCTCCTGCAGGCGGTCCAGGGCCCGTATGTGGTCCAGAGTGTCGATGGACGGAGACAGGCCTCCATGGAGACAGAAGATCTGGAGCAGACAGGAACACATTAGCTTTAGGCTAACACCACAGCGGCCCCTTCTGGAGCCCCTTCCCGCCTCGCCGGCGCCCTCACCTGGCCGTCCACCAGCGCGGTGAGCGGCAGGTAGTCGAACAGGTCTGTGAAGTACTTCCAGACGTTGGCGTTGCCGTATTTCCTCAGGCACTCGTCGTAGAAGCCGTAGACCTGCGTGATCTGCCGGGACTCGTGGTTCCCCCGCAGGATGGTGATCCGCTCCGGGAAGCGCACCTGGAGGGCGAGGCCAGCTGGAGGTCAAGGCTCCGTTACAGGTCCATCACTGAAAAACCTGACTCAGTTCCTGCTCAGTGAACGCATCAGAGCCTCAGGCTGTGATTGTGATCCAGGAAGCAGTCTGGATGATGACTCAGCGATTCTGAGGTCATCAGCAGCTGCTCTTCCTGTCTGACATCACTTCCTATGGACTCTGAAGGGTTTACGGGAGCAGCAGTAAAGCTGCAGgacgacctctgacctttgttCAGCAGGCGTTACCTTTAATGTGACCAGCAGGGTGACCGTCTCCACAGAGTAGTATCCTCTGTCCACATAGTCGCCCATGAACAGGTAGTTTGTGTCGGGAGACTTCCCTCCGATCTTAAACAGCTCCATCAGGTCGTGGAACTGACCGTGAACGTCGCCGCACACCGTCACCGGGCATCGCACCTGGAGAGGGAGCAGGGGGCGGAGCATTAGACACAACCTGGGAAACATGGCCGCCTCCCAGTGCTACAGAAACCAGGACAAACGGCGGCTTTAAGGATCAACAGTGAAAAAGACGCTGGAGCTTCCGATGGTTAATATTAATAACTACATAAATCAGCTGATTTTTCTTCATCTCGTTCAATTTTCCAGCTGTTCAAACTTTCAGGACAGAACCAGATGAGACCCAAACCCAACAAGGTTCGAAATGCAGTGAAATATTATTCATTTAACTCAGTTTTCAACAGATCTGCAGagattaatttagatttaaaaactgaTACGTTTGGTGTAACATAGTTAATGTTGTAGTAGAGAATTCCACTTGTCATTACTCCCAAGTTTGGGTTAATGTGTAATGGGCGAAACAGCGCCCCCTTCTGGTGGTTGGTATCGTTAAATGTAGTGAACACAGCTCGTTGCCAGTTCATGAGAAATGGGCAGGTAGGTTCACTGACTTAACGCTCTAGTGAAATGTTATGTTAGCTTGATGCTAACAAAATGCTATTCTTTGTAAGGTGCTGTACCCGCGGTGATTATCCTGATCCCTGATCAGTTCCTATCCTGTTCCACACAGAGAGATAAACAGCATTTCATCTCATCCTGTCTCATTATTAACATAACGCAGACCCGATTGAAGTACCCGATCACCATTAGCAAGGTTACATTGGCAGAGTTTTCATTTAACCAAATTTAAGCCTTTTTagacaatattagaaatacattaaaagataagAATGaactaataatttaattttctgtcaataaaaaaacattatattgcCTAAAGTCAATTTAGATTATTaaatttcaataatcaatttatcATTCAGATTAATTCCTAGTTTTAAACTAAGTTCAGATCATCTCTGAACTCAAACTAAAGTCTGATACGTTtttcataaacattaaaaattgttaatgtttaattttagagACAGAATCAGATGTAGTTCTAAATCCTTCCTTCAGGGGGCGTAATTCCCAGACACACCCCCGTTATTCCTGCCAGACCCCAGAGCGGTCGGGTCCGGTTCTACCAGAACCTTTAATGGACCGCTGTCCCGTCACCGAGGAAACGGACAGAAAACGTTAAAAATATCgatttcagtcagaaaaactaaaatgtttctcagaaacagaaaagtgacatcagacaaataaaatatgtttgataggttctggttctgttcagtccAGTCAGGATCAACAGAATCCAGAGCATCAAACAGCCTGGCAAAACTTAGTGGAAGGACAACATGTGGTAGAACATTAGAGCAACAGACCGGAGCCTCCAGAACCTGATCTGGTGCCATCTGGTACCGCAGTCggcccagaaccagaaccaacagaagCTGTTCATCTGGACTGAGACAGAAACTCCAGGACGTTTACTGGCAGaaattaatctataaatgatttaaatgttttatcgGAATCAATAAacggaaattaaaaaaaatatttagaataaatcTGGAACTTTAATCAGTTTAACTTTGACcccaacaggaagtgatgtcaccacttcctgttctctggGAACAGGACCAGCCGGGTGAGGAcaggttcagaaccagaacctcatcAATTCGTCCTCcagcatttcttcttctgtggtggaGCCTGTTTGCTGAGTTCTGATTGGTCGCCGCCGTTTGGATCAATAGATTAGTAATTCATGTTTCAGAGGCTGGACCCATGCTGGTTCTGTTCCAACCTGTGTGGGTCACTGTGACCAGAACCGATTCAGAGAAATTAACTCACTTCCTGGACGTTGGACTCCTTGGTCAGAATCTCCTTTGCctgaaaggaaaacacaatCAGCAGATTAATAATCAATATCAAGATATGGATCAATCACAActtcatcacatttttcagCTCATGATCAGCTCATCACATTTTCCATGTCCATGACCGGACATGGAAACCGGTCAGAACCGAccggtttccatggaaaccacCCATGGAGGACATAAAGCTGGCCCAGTAGAACCTGAATAATCTGATGTTTATAggaacagcagcagaggaaaggttaaaggtcacgaCCTGAGCGGCTGCTGGGGTCAGGAAACCTCCATGatgctgttttcaaatgatgataaaatattaaatattattatgacCACCACAACTAACCAGCATAAACAAACTGATATTATTGACTcctaattaataataaatatttattttctaacataatttattaaacGCTGCATCATGAGGATGACAGTCGGCTTTCCTGAGCctcagaccaaaacaaacatggccgacaaAGCGTCTGATTGGCCGATCAGTCAGTTAGGTTGTACTGGAGCCGGTCAAACAGAACCGCCTTCCCTCTCTGagagtctttatttatttaaaaaaattatttttaatttgttttaagtttttatgggGAATAAAACCATTGCCAGGCCGAGCAGCTGTTGCCTTGGCAACCAGTACTGGATGTTTTTAACTGAACATGTGGGCTGGTTTACCAACACTGATATGactttaataaaac
This region includes:
- the LOC122828563 gene encoding serine/threonine-protein phosphatase 2A catalytic subunit beta isoform; this translates as MEDKTFTKELDQWIEQLNECKQLTENQVRTLCEKAKEILTKESNVQEVRCPVTVCGDVHGQFHDLMELFKIGGKSPDTNYLFMGDYVDRGYYSVETVTLLVTLKVRFPERITILRGNHESRQITQVYGFYDECLRKYGNANVWKYFTDLFDYLPLTALVDGQIFCLHGGLSPSIDTLDHIRALDRLQEVPHEGPMCDLLWSDPDDRGGWGISPRGAGYTFGQDISETFNHANGLTLVSRAHQLVMEGYNWGHDKNVVTIFSAPNYCYRCGNQAAIMELDDTLKYSFLQFDPAPRRGEPHVTRRTPDYFL